From Chaetodon trifascialis isolate fChaTrf1 chromosome 1, fChaTrf1.hap1, whole genome shotgun sequence, one genomic window encodes:
- the clec3a gene encoding tetranectin-like protein produces MARLALPVFLVLCFSLLHFSSGRPSRTRKAVSPRQSGAAEEDDVKSQLERLWQEVNSLKEMQALQTVCLRGIKAHRKCYLTIEEPKHYHEANEDCIAQGGTLATPRDMMENNELRDYAKRSAPGSKDFWIGVADIVKEGQYVDVNSMPVSYFNWDRSKKQPTGTKRESCVALSVVAQGKWYDEVCRSLKKYICEYVIP; encoded by the exons ATGGCACGCCTGGCCCTGCCTGTCTTCCTCGTTCTTTgcttctctttgctccacttcAGCTCCGGCCGTCCATCCCGCACCAGGAAGGCCGTGTCACCTCGTCAGTCTGGAG ctgcagaggaagatgatgtGAAGTCTCAGCTTGAGAGGTTGTGGCAGGAGGTGAATTCACTGAAAGAGATGCAGGCGTTGCAGACAG TCTGTCTTCGAGGCATCAAAGCTCACAGGAAGTGTTATCTTACAATTGAGGAACCCAAACATTACCATGAAGCAAATGAAGACTGCATTGCACAAGGAGGAACTCTTGCAACGCCACGGGACATGATGGAAAACAATGAACTGAGAGACTATGCAAAGAGGAGTGCTCCAGGATCCAAGGACTTCTGGATCGGTGTGGCAGACATAGTGAAAGAAGGCCAGTATGTTGATGTCAACAGCATGCCAGTCAGCTACTTCAACTGGGACCGCTCCAAGAAGCAGCCCACAGGAACGAAGAGGGAGAGCTGTGTTGCTCTTTCAGTGGTTGCACAAGGAAAGTGGTATGATGAGGTGTGTCGCAGCCTCAAAAAGTACATCTGTGAATATGTCATTCCCTAA
- the vat1l gene encoding synaptic vesicle membrane protein VAT-1 homolog-like has translation MAKEGADMTEETECMIDKHVGKEAENVESSGDAKEMRAVTLAGFGGLNKLRVTKKAMPELQEGEVKIRVKACGLNFLDLMVRQGTIDNPPKPPLVLGFECSGIVESVGENTAGFEIGDRVMAFVNYNAWAEVVCTPVDFVYKMPDEMTFAEAAAFSLNFVAAYMMLFEVANLREGMSVLVHSAGGGVGQAVAQLCSTVPNVTVFGIASCFKHAAIRDSVTHLFDRNTDYMQEVKKISPEGVDVVLDCLCGENTGKGLTLLKPLGTYVLYGASNMVTGETKSFFSFAKSWWQVEKVNPIKLYEENKVIAGFSLLNLLFKHGKCSLVKSVMDKLLGLYDQKKIKPVVDSLWALEEVKEAMQRIHDRGNIGKLILDVEKAPTPLMASDSTETSEAGEEEEEPEGDNDSKERMPFIH, from the exons ATGGCTAAAGAAGGAGCAGACATGACGGAGGAAACCGAGTGCATGATAGACAAACATGTGGGGAAAGAAGCAGAAAACGTGGAGTCGTCCGGCGATGCCAAAGAAATGCGAGCGGTGACACTGGCAGGTTTCGGAGGTCTTAACAAACTCAGGGTGACCAAGAAGGCAATGCCCGAGCTTCAGGAGGGTGAAGTGAAGATCCGCGTCAAAGCATG TGGCTTGAATTTCCTGGATCTGATGGTCCGCCAGGGGACAATTGATAATCCTCCAAAACCCCCTCTTGTCCTGGGGTTTGAATGTTCTGGAATAGTGGAGTCAGTGGgtgaaaacacagcagggtTTGAG ATAGGCGATAGAGTTATGGCTTTTGTGAATTACAATGCCTGGGCAGAAGTTGTTTGCACACCAGTGGATTTTGTCTACAAGATGCCAGATGAGATGACttttgctgaggctgctgcattCTCCCTGAACTTTGTGGCGGCCTATATGATGCTCTTTGAGGTTGCCAATCTGCGAGAGGGCATGTCAGTGTTGGTCCACTCAGCAGGAGGCGGTGTA GGTCAAGCTGTGGCTCAGCTGTGCTCCACCGTTCCGAATGTCACAGTGTTTGGGATCGCCTCATGTTTCAAACACGCAGCCATCAGAGACTCGGTGACTCACCTCTTTGACAGAAACACCGATTACATGCAAGAAGTGAAAAA GATCTCTCCAGAGGGCGTAGACGTCGTGCTGGACTGCCTGTGTGGAGAGAACACGGGGAAAGGTCTGACTCTGCTCAAGCCTTTGGGAACTTACGTCCTCTATG gcGCGTCAAACATGGTAACTGGGGAAACAAAGAGTTTCTTCAGCTTTGCAAAATCT tgGTGGCAGGTGGAGAAGGTTAACCCTATTAAACTATATGAGGAGAACAAAGTTATAGCAGGATTTTCACTTCTCAACCTCCTCTTCAAGCACGGAAAATGTAGTCTTGTGAAATCAGTGATGGACAAACTCTTGGGTCTCTATGACCAAAAGAAAATCAAGCCGGTTGTGGACTCCCTGTGGGCGCTGGAGGAG GTGAAAGAGGCCATGCAGAGAATTCATGACAGAGGCAACATAGGAAAACTCATTCTGGACGTTGAGAAGGCTCCCACCCCTCTG ATGGCCAGCGACAGCACCGAGACCAGTGAAgcgggagaggaagaagaggagcccGAGGGAGACAACGACAGCAAGGAGCGAATGCCTTTCATCCATTAA
- the bola3 gene encoding bolA-like protein 3, protein MLACKRSLSSTMISALRVLRSNQVGLVQRCLSTQTDGEVRIANILKEKFPLASSLKVVDISGGCGAMYEIHIESSEFKGKRTIQQHQLVNQALKEEIQGMHGLRIFTDVPKH, encoded by the exons ATGTTGGCTTGTAAACGGAGCTTGTCGAGCACGATGATCTCTGCTCTCCGGGTTCTTCGCAGTAATCAA GTTGGCCTTGTGCAGAGATGTCtgtccacacaaacagacgGAGAGGTCCGCATCGCAAACATACTGAAGGAGAAGTTTCCATTAGCCTCATCGCTCAAAGTTGTGGACATATCAG GTGGTTGTGGGGCCATGTATGAGATCCATATAGAGTCCAGTGAGTTCAAAGGAAAAAGGACTATTCAGCAACACCAATTAGTCAATCAG GCACTGAAGGAGGAGATTCAAGGAATGCATGGACTGCGAATATTCACTGATGTTCCCAAACATTAG